One Actinospica robiniae DSM 44927 genomic region harbors:
- the rplD gene encoding 50S ribosomal protein L4, with protein sequence MTTTVTVDLPAEIFDVQVNVPLVHQVVVAQLAAARQGTHSTKRRGEVRGGGKKPYRQKGTGRARQGSTRAPQFAGGGVVHGPKPRDYAQRTPKKMKAAALRCALSDRARNGRLHVVDAFAADVPSTKAAKTAIAAVTERRNVLVVLGREETNAWLSLRNLPEVHLLHADQLNTYDVLVSDDVIFTQAGFDAFVAGPKKASADTEGSEA encoded by the coding sequence ATGACTACCACTGTTACCGTCGACCTCCCCGCGGAGATCTTCGACGTCCAGGTGAACGTCCCGCTGGTGCACCAGGTCGTGGTCGCCCAGCTCGCGGCGGCTCGCCAGGGCACGCACAGCACCAAGCGCCGCGGCGAAGTCCGTGGTGGCGGCAAGAAGCCGTACCGGCAGAAGGGCACCGGCCGCGCCCGTCAGGGCTCGACCCGCGCGCCGCAGTTCGCCGGCGGTGGCGTCGTGCACGGCCCCAAGCCGCGTGACTACGCGCAGCGGACGCCGAAGAAGATGAAGGCCGCGGCCCTGCGCTGCGCCCTCTCGGACCGCGCCCGCAACGGCCGGCTGCACGTCGTCGACGCGTTCGCCGCGGACGTGCCTTCGACCAAGGCCGCCAAGACCGCGATCGCCGCCGTCACCGAGCGCCGCAACGTGCTCGTGGTGCTCGGCCGCGAAGAGACCAACGCGTGGCTCTCGCTGCGCAACCTCCCCGAGGTGCACCTGCTGCACGCCGACCAGCTGAACACGTACGACGTGCTGGTCAGCGACGACGTGATCTTCACTCAGGCCGGTTTCGACGCCTTCGTCGCCGGCCCGAAGAAGGCCTCGGCCGACACCGAAGGGAGCGAGGCCTGA
- the rpsJ gene encoding 30S ribosomal protein S10, giving the protein MAGQKIRIRLKAYDHEVIDSSARKIVETVSRTGAQVAGPVPLPTEKNVYCVIRSPHKYKDSREHFEMRTHKRLIDILDPTPKTVDSLMRLDLPAGVDIEIKL; this is encoded by the coding sequence ATGGCGGGACAGAAGATCCGCATCAGGCTCAAGGCCTACGACCACGAGGTCATCGACTCTTCGGCGCGCAAGATCGTCGAGACGGTGAGCCGGACTGGCGCCCAGGTCGCGGGCCCGGTGCCGCTGCCGACTGAGAAGAACGTGTACTGCGTCATCCGCTCGCCGCACAAGTACAAGGACTCGCGCGAGCACTTCGAGATGCGGACGCACAAGCGGCTCATCGACATCCTCGACCCCACGCCCAAGACGGTCGACTCGCTCATGCGGCTCGACCTGCCGGCCGGTGTCGACATCGAGATCAAGCTGTAA
- the rplC gene encoding 50S ribosomal protein L3, translating to MDKQIKGVLGEKLGMTQVWDADNRVVPVTVVKAGPCVVTQVRSIEKDGYAAVQLAFGEIDPRKVNKPEKGHFEKHGVTPRRHLVEIRTSDAGEYTAGQEITAEVFASGQKIDVMGTSKGKGFAGVMKRHNFKGLGAGHGVQRKHRSPGSIGACATPGRVFKGVRMAGRMGNERVTVQNLTVHAIDAEKGLLLIKGAVPGPNGGLVLVKTAAKG from the coding sequence ATGGACAAGCAGATCAAGGGCGTCCTGGGTGAGAAGCTCGGCATGACCCAGGTCTGGGACGCGGACAACCGGGTCGTCCCGGTGACCGTGGTCAAGGCCGGGCCGTGCGTCGTGACCCAGGTGCGCAGCATCGAGAAGGACGGCTACGCCGCGGTCCAGCTCGCCTTCGGCGAGATCGACCCGCGCAAGGTCAACAAGCCGGAGAAGGGCCACTTCGAGAAGCACGGCGTGACCCCGCGCCGGCACCTCGTGGAGATCCGCACCTCGGACGCCGGCGAGTACACCGCCGGCCAGGAGATCACCGCCGAGGTCTTCGCCTCGGGCCAGAAGATCGACGTGATGGGCACTTCCAAGGGCAAAGGCTTCGCCGGTGTCATGAAGCGCCACAACTTCAAGGGTCTGGGCGCCGGACACGGTGTGCAGCGCAAGCACCGTTCGCCCGGTTCCATCGGCGCCTGCGCGACCCCCGGTCGCGTCTTCAAGGGCGTGCGGATGGCCGGCCGGATGGGCAACGAGCGGGTCACCGTGCAGAACCTGACCGTCCACGCGATCGACGCCGAGAAGGGCCTGCTGCTGATCAAGGGTGCCGTTCCCGGCCCCAACGGCGGCCTCGTGCTCGTCAAGACGGCGGCGAAGGGCTGA
- the rplW gene encoding 50S ribosomal protein L23 translates to MAAKDRYVLARDLLIKPVVSEKSYALLDENKYTFIVHPDANKEQIRDAVELLFDVEVTAVNTINRKGKRKRTRVGTYGHRASTKRAIVSVDPQPNDASKKSRIDIFGGPVS, encoded by the coding sequence ATGGCTGCCAAGGACCGTTACGTTCTCGCCCGCGACCTGCTGATCAAGCCGGTCGTCTCGGAGAAGAGCTACGCGCTGCTCGACGAGAACAAGTACACGTTCATCGTGCACCCGGACGCGAACAAGGAGCAGATCCGCGACGCGGTCGAGCTGCTCTTCGACGTCGAGGTGACGGCTGTGAACACGATCAACCGCAAGGGCAAGCGGAAGCGGACCCGGGTCGGCACCTACGGCCACCGGGCCTCCACCAAGCGCGCCATCGTGTCGGTCGACCCTCAGCCGAACGACGCCAGCAAGAAGAGCCGCATCGACATCTTCGGGGGTCCGGTCTCCTAA